gacatcatatatatatatatgtaaatatatatgtaaatgtgtgatgGAATTCTAAAtagttttttggggtttttttggcaTTATGAGCAAGAAAACATGAAGCTGGTCAAGTAGAGAAGACAGAGTGGGGTGAGAGAAGTAAACGTTAAGAGCAAGGTCACAgccatttcttttaaattgtgtcagaaagcaaatgtcttgtttttgagGTATTACCCTGTAGCCTCCCAGATGTCCATGTAGCTTGTCCTTGCGTACACGTGTCCAGCTAACCTTGACCACTGAGCTGTTCatcacctccacagctacaTTATCAGGTGCAGCAGAAGGAACTGCACAAGTAAACATACATTAGAATATACAGTGCAGTTTAGCTGAAAGCTACTCCGTTAAAAACTGGGCAGTGAGGCAAGACTTGAAGCATGACCTTGGAAACCACTATTTCTTATTAAAGCTACTTCAGAAATGAACGaatgaacaaaagacaaaaaaacgtAACAACTAGCTACTAGCTTTAGAAATCACCCATTTACTTGAACAACTAGTGGGATGGGACTTAATTACTACAACCCTAAAAGCTAAATAACCACATTTGATAAAAGCTACAGCAGTGAGAATTGTCATGACCTGATGTGATCTCCTGGGGGCAAGTCCAAAAGAAAGCTAAACAcagcaaatacagtaaatctCTGTACAGACTGCTTCTCCAGAGAAAGCCCTACAGTCCACTACTTTAAATCTCCAAATTACAAAGCTTATGAATGCCATTTCACAAAGTCCACCTGAACACTGGAGCAGAAAATACCACAGTTAAACagaaaggagggaaaaaaaaggttttaattaaACCACATATTTCTCCATGAAATCACACATCCTCAAACTACACTTTGCATTTAGGCAGCTCCAAGTGGCAGCAAGAGGTGAGCAAGAGTCTGTTTGTAAAATTCCAGAcataattagtttaaaaaataaacatagcaATAAACATAGcaataggaaaataaaaaattacactgtaAGTCAGGAAGTCTGGCTTTCTAGTTCTCTGACAAGGATTTAATCAgaatttacatatatattttattattggatATTTCTTTGAGGATATGTCGCTGTGAAGGATTCTTCTTACATTACAAATAGCCATTTTATCAATTTCTAGTCAAAACAAATAATGCAGCTCTAAATTATATCAACAAAGATCACTACTTACAGTCCTCTCCTGAATAGCCAGTCACTATTCTTGGCTCGGGCCCCCAGCCTTGATTGTTCCTGGCTTGGATTTTGATCTCATAGGGCACAAAGGTGGGAGTGTTCTTTACAACAAATGAGTGTCTCTTCACCATGTGTTCCTGCCAGTCCTCCTCCATGTCCTGTCTCCTGTAACTGACCTTATACTCCAGGCCAGGACCATTGTGTTCGATGGGTAACAAGGGCTGAAGaatggaagaggaaaaaaacaacaagggTGAGAAGGGTTTCATAGCGACTTTTATAGTTGCATAAGATGCTTCTTATGTTTCACTGCTCAATGTTACTGCCTCTGTAGGATTAAAATGACAAGCTAGCCCAGGAAACTGTGCTTGGAACACTGGCAGTGTTTTATCCGACTATCTAATAAAACACTAGAACAACTGACCTGGTCTTGCAGCAAGGCTTTTCTTTGATACAGGGCTTGCTAAGACATTGTAGATGAAAAGATTAATCTCTTCACAAAAGTTGGACCATGAGAAATAGAATGAGATACCATTATCCACAAAAGCAAATCATTAACAGTGGGAGAGCTCATGAATCCAAGATTCGGGGGCTACATTACCATGACAGGGCAACCAGATAATAAGTGAAGGAGAGATTCATCTTTCTACAATAAAGCTGAATATATTACTGCGTGcactaaaagaaaagtttcccttttttttcataggcccctttctctttttaatcaaagaaaaGGAGCAGCTTTCAGTGAAAACTCATTCACAGTGATCCCAGGAAATGGCTTTTGTAAAGATCTGAACCACAGAATAAGAAACATCAAAAGTGAGCTATTTCTATTTCCTAAATTTCTATTGGTAATTGCCTATGAAACATTGATAAAACTTCATCTCTGTTCTCTTAGGGAAATTCTTTGGCTTTCAAAAAAATCTTGCAGATGTGAATAATTCACTATGCAAAGGTAACCTACATAACAGAATTTGCAGTAAGAGGAGGATAACAAAAGAGCAAATGCTATTTCTTACCTCCCAGTTGATATCCATTTCATGTGGCAAATGACCTTCGATTTTGATATTTTCAGGGTTCTTGTCAGGGGCTATAGAGAAGAAAGAATATAGATTTTGTCGGCATTATTAGTGGAAGAAATCTCCAGTGAAATAGGCACACAAGAGAGCAGATTTTCAACAAGAGTGGAATCAATTATGTGGCAGGTCTGAGTGTTTTAAAGttcacagagcagcagtgttGGCAGTTCAAGTGGCCTGGAGGGCCTTATCAAAAAGtataataaacaatgaaaagagGAAACCTCAGACCTGCTGGGGGGGTTTTGTATCTCTCTGTGGGCTCGCTGGGAGGACCTCTTCCTACAGCATTGATTCCAAACACGCGCAAGCGATAGTCAACGTGTCCGTGGAGTTTGAGGACAGCTGAGTTGTGGTTCCCAGGTACACGGAGCAGCTCTTTCCAGTTTCCTGGCTCCCACTGGCTTTCCTCGTACTCGATAATAAACTCtgttgacagaaagaaagacaatcAGGGCCGTCCCTAACTGCAACAATTCTTGCCAGAGGATTGCTTATCTAACCACCAGCTGTGCGGAAAACTCCTCAAAGCCTGCTGTGGGCTTGTATATTCCTCAGGGAACCTAATCATAATTCGCGCTTGAATGAATCAATAATAGATTCAAATTGTACAAGAACGTATCTAGCAAATCTATTTACATGCAGAATGATACCCAAAAATGTGTATGACATATTAATACTGTGCACTGAAACAAGCATTTATTCATTATGTACTAAACTGACATCTGCACAGACAAATACTCCTTTTACCTGTGGTTGAGCTGTTGTGATCGTCCCCAGGGATCCATTTCAGTTTCACACTTCTGCTCTTGTGGTCAGACAGTACCAGGTCCTCTGGTGCATCAGGGACATCTGAAAACCATCCCAACAACATGGTTTTTAAAATCACAGATACATCAATGTCTACAGCAAAGCTCAAACAAATCATCCCAAGAGTGAGAGGATGTGAAATGGACTGCATGGCTGCACAGGCAGGAGCTATTTCTTTAAGACTTTAGGACATCAACggtatttcaaattttaaaaaaagccgGCTGTCAGACACAGTACAGCACTAATAAAGCCGTGGTCTGAATGCTCACGCTCAGCTTTGGCTTCTTGACATATTGATCCATGTGTGAATGTACCATACGTTAATGCACCAACAGCTTCCTCTGCTCCTTTGGTCTTTTGGAGCAGAAGTGTCGTTCACCTATTAGCTCACCTAACACCATGAGCAATGCTGAGGCCGTATCTTGGTCTACTGGAGTTCTTGCCACACACGTGTATACACCCTGGTCCCTGTGGCTTACATTGATAATCAGAAGAATCCCATCCTCCACAATGTATCTGTTGGCAGAAAGGTGGAGACAGAATATTGATGGACGAAACTGAAATCTAATATGACTTTTCCAGCTGGGATTAAGGCTGCAATgctgtgaaaaataaagaaataaaaaatccacCTTGAATTCTCTGTGTAGTTGAGAGCTATCTCCATATCATCTTTTTCCCACAGGAGCTCAAAGTCATTGCTGAAGGACTTGTCGTACTCTGCCAGGCATGAGAGCTGGGCCCTGGTACCTATTAAGATCTGCTGGTCCTCTGGGGCCACAGCAATTCTAGTGGGATCTTCCATAGGCAGAGCTGTATTACTTACATTTCAGGGATTGTGAATCActgcaaacactttttttgtcatttagaaatgtttaccTTTCACGTAGAGCATGGCATCGATGGCAGACGTGCCCTCTGTGTTTTTGGCTAAACATGTGTACTGTCCCGTGTCACCTTTCTCCGTGCTGTAGATTTCCAACGACCCATTGTCATGAACTGTAAACCTTGGCCCTTCCACAGATTCAGAGGAGTCTTCAATGCTCCtgaacattcagaaaaaaagaaaacacctaTTAAAGTCTCAGAGTTCTCTTAGGTCAAATCAATTATGAGCACAGCAGCAGTCTAAATGGATAAACAGTGCACCATGGcaggaaagaagaaataaaagttaCTGAGTAGAACATTGTTGTTGAGTGACAAATGGGATTTAAAGAAACAGCAGCTTAAGACTAGAGAAAGAAAGGCACTGTATGCCTCAACCAGTTGAGATCTACTGCTCTCTGCTGGTCTATAAGGAAACAGTGTACACCTACCAAGTGATCgtggagggaggagagctgAAGACCTTGCAGTGCATCATCACTCCCTTCCCCTCTACAGCGGAGTAATCCTCCCCTTCCTTGGTCAAAATCATAGGTGGCAGATCTGCAAAGACCAGCAGTCATGAGTCTGAGGTTGTTACAAAAGTAGAGGCAGCTAGAGTTAGTTAGAAAGTTCGAAAAATGAAGTTCCATTGGGGAGCTCCTAAGACATTTAGACCTTGAAAGTTTTAAAAGCAGATAAAATGAGAATGGATTGAGGGAAATAATCATAGGCTAAATGAGGTGACAACACTGTTGCCTTATGTGTTCGCTAATTGTGGGCCCCTTTGTATAAAAACTGATTCAGCTGTCTGGTtgtcaaaaatgtgtaaatgtgaaaatgaaatcaaagcGGAAAACAATGGAATAATGAGTTAGCCGGGCATGCACACCTTATCAGTTGTAGCCAAAGCCTCCCATTAAAATGCTCTGTCTCTCCTAATTGTTTACAAAGGCAGCAGCAGGGACTTAGCATTCAGAGACTGTCCAGCTTTATTAACTCCTGTGTCACCAAGAACAAACTCCCCACGCTTGCGCAAAGTgacattttgtctgtgtttttttttttttttttatctgcacttCTAAAGCAGCACATGTTTGTCTTATGGCACTGAAATCAGTATGGAATTGAGGCGGAACTTGTTAACATATAAATGGCAGGGAACAGGGCTTGTTGCTCCACGGGGAGAGCTGCTACTCTGAATGAGGGAGTAAAGCTTGTAGACAGCCCTCCTTCCCAAGGCCCCTCGCTGCTTTATGGGCATATGCCAGCATCAGCGGCGGCTCTCTGGCTTGACACATCAGTCAGCAGTCTCCCAGTGACTCACTGCAAAGTCTGATACCTAACTCGCACTGTGAAACAAACACTTTGTCCAACAACTTTTGGTTTGTATTTTCATGTACTTGATTAAAAAACTATGCTAAAGCTGAACTTGGCTTACACAGCTGTGTCATACTTACTCATAATCATGATGTTTGCATTGGCCAGAAGGTTCCCGTGTCTGTTGGAGGCCTCACACTGATAAACTGCACTGTCAGATGCCTTGGCATTATGTAAAACGATGGTGTCACCAAACACCCTCCTGTTGGATGCAGGGGCCTCTGTAATACAGTCAAGAAAAAAATCAGCGTTTAAAGCAACATTCATGCCACgttaaatttacattaaacatAAGTAGTACAACATCAACAGGAAAGTTTACTTAAATCTTAAGTAAAAAATAAGATTTTCTAAATTCTTCCACCCTTAATGGTCCTGTCCTGCTATTGTTGGCTGAAAAAGTGACCAAGCACATCACCTCTATATACCTTCAGTCAATGATCATACTGCACTTTTGGCTGCTACTGCTTGACTGACCCTCCCTTCCCGTTCACAAATGTCTCATTGCTCTCCCACAAACTGATTTTTCTCCATCCTGAGGCCTGTTATGCAGTCAAATGTTGAATTAATAGTAATGCAAGTTCATAAGTACTTGTTCAATTAAAAGGCTGCTTTTGTAATTGGATTGACTCCAGATCCATTAGAAGAGAGTGCATACCATATTTTAGTTTCAAGGTTAATCCTCTGTTTGTTTAGAGGCTCTTTTGTACCGACTGCagaaaaatgtctaaatgaGACATACTGTCCTTTCCTTACTATGTTTAACGTAACATGACATGCACATTTTGGATTGGGAATACGTACAGTAAGCTCTGAAAGTAATAGTGATTTACAATTTGCATTAGTATAGTGGTATAGAAATATGCACTTGCAAGAAAAATTTGCAGAAACACCTACATTCGTACATATTTTttatctgttgttgtttttatttaatcaaatggTTGTGACTAGACccccaacaacaaaaaaagaaaaaaatatttatttttaggaaaGTAGAGCACAGAATATTGGTGCAATCAAATTTGCACCaatcttaaaatattaaaataagttaatgTCCAAAAAAAAGTTACGTGATTTTATATTTGGCTCTTTCTCTATAGGGAGAGTGCGACATCATCTTCAGTgtaaattagaattaaaaataatctaagAGAAACAGCTTTCTTTAGAAACTCATCAGTCTATACTTGTCTTGAGAGAGGAAGGTTGTTCTCTATAAGACAtaagcttttttctttaaactgccTTCCTATAGTCTCCTGAGACATGCTGCAACTGTATCCAATCAGGACCAAAGATGCAGTGGAAGGCCGAAGTGCACATCTGCCCAAGAACACAAATAGTTACAAGGTCTTGGAAAACAGCCACCTTACACTTCCTAACTTGGCTTTATTGTTGAATTGAGAAACCGGTGTGCACAGACCCTGTGTGTAGGAGACTCAGGTCAGCAGGCCTCATGGGCAGAGTTCCCAAGAATAAATCTACTAAAATGGcaaattgggggaaaaaaaagctttcagtgTGCCAAGATGTACAAACAGTGGACGTCAGATGACTAAAACAAAGTCTTGTGGACCAGTGAGTCAAGGTTTGAGGTGTTTGGATCCAAGTGAAAAACATGTGTCAGATACAGAGCTCAACAAAGGATGATAGATGCCTGCCTCAAACCATCAGGGAAGCATGGTGGTTGAAACACGAGGATCTGGGGATGCTTTGTCAATGGGAGAGTGAGCGATACGCATTATGTGGAAGGCATCCTCAGTCTTTATAGATACCCCTTCAAACTGAGGGGGCAATGGCTTGGCCAGCTCGATCACCAGATCTGAACCCCATCAAGCTGATGTGGGAAAACATGGACAaattctgtgctcaaatattcttaaaattaatttttgatACTGCTTTGTGTTCTGTGATCCATAAACAGCTATCAGATTTAATATAAACATCAAAAGATAACAAAGATACATAAGCGTTTAGAtgtttccagactttctcttgCTAGTGTGTATATGcaattcacaataaataaaaaaaaaagcatgtattTGGCCCATCTTGGCCTCTACTTTCCAACTGGATGACTGAAACCCAGCAGAGCAATGTTTTCCGCCAGTGTGCAGTTAAAAGGTGTGAGACACCCTTCCAAAATAAGacggaggagaaatcagattactaATATGTTGCGTGTATTTGCAGATTTTTAGAAACCAGCTTTCTTAAGTGAGTGCAGAATTCATTCTGTGATTACCAGGCAAAGCTTTTTTACTGGGGTAACATGGTTACATAAGTGCATATAAACGCAGTCCGTGAGTGGCATTATGGTAAGACAGATTGGTTTGGTCTATTTCTTTTTCCCTTAGATACTGTAcaatgtttgtgtctcagtggGTGGAATTCAATTTAAAGAACTCAAAGCTGTTGACAGCTCAGGATTATTCTCGCAGCATTTCACAAGTGCATTCCTTCAACATCCATTTAGTACTTGTggctttgcttgtttttctaCCCACTTTTTAACCAATCTTTGGCTCTGATGTTATGTCATGTAGTGTTCTAGAAGGGAAAGCAAAACAGCattaacatttagcatttaaggGACTGACCTTGCAAAGGTACACCATTTACCCTCCATGCCACAGTTGGCTGAGGAGTCCCCCTGGCCGAGCACTTGATGTACACATCTGAGCCAATCATACTGAGCTGACTCTCAGGTTCAAACACCCACTCTGGAGGCTCTGGGAACACACACGGTCATCATGATATTATCAGACTGAAGGGTGTCAGTATAAGAAATGCACTATGTATTTACAGACAGAGGACCTAATCTCTTTAACTGTTGTGCAGCGTTTATGGCTGCTTCACTGTCTCATGGTTCTCAAAATTACAGTTACTGTGTTATAGGTTTCATCTACTCTACTACACATTAACAGATAAAATCCCCTGTTGAAACAACATGGctaattatattgtttttgctgtgaATTGAAGACTTTCTAGTTTTATATCAAAACATGGATTTCAGACGAAAAGGTcaaaatttcagcttttatgttTTGGCATTTACACCTCAGTACATTTTTCGACATAAAAAACAGCACTTTTTGTATGGGACCCACGTCACCgcttccaaaagtattggacaTGTATTTCTTGTTACCCAAGGGTGACCTTTGAGActcattttcaaacaataaatagcttTAAATGACCACTTATAACTTTACATTTGATCTGTGTGAAGACCAAAGAGCTATGAATGGGGAGAAAGACATTTTGAATCTGAGAAAGAGTGTAAAACAACCTTAGGTGACGCACAAACAATGGGCATGAAGCCAATTTATAGCCAATGTCCTGAAAAAGAATATATTATACTTTACGCGGGACCGTTTTACGTAATAAATATAAAGTGCATTCTGTCCATATTACTTCTGTACCTTTGCTTAACAACATTACCAACAACAAACATCTTCCACCACTTATCTAGAGGAATCTAGCTTCCTCTAAAGGCTCTGTTGAAGGATAAGTCTGGTTCCAAATTGCATGTTACTCGAGCTACTAATACCATCCGTTAAATTATTTCAGATAGGAAATGTGAAAGCACCAATGTACCAAACATTGCACTTAGTTGTTACCTTCCACTGTTACTGTGAAGTAATGGACAGCTTCCCCCAGTGGGTTCTTTGCCTTGCACATGTACTTCCCACTGTCTTCCTGCTCAACTCTGGGCACAATCAGCTGTTTCCCATGATTCTCTAGTATTGCTTTAACAGGAAGTTGGTGACCAATCTTCACCCAATCAACCTGTGGAGTTGGActtagggaaaaaaagagacaacgtaacatttttgacaaaaaattCATATCAATTTGTAAAAAAGGCCCGCGATGTCTATTTCTACTGTTGCAACAAATCTCTGATCTTTAAAGCAAATAGCttgaatgatttattttgtttaaggggaaatgttttttaatgtgtaaatgtgtaaaaaacgATAAAATATGGTAAAAGATTTTACTCACAATCCTTCAGCAATGCACTCCAATTTTAAGTCCTCTCCTTTGACTAGCTGTGTCTCTGATTTAACACCAGAGGGAGTCAGAAGTGATGGTCTTCTCTCCAAGATTGCATTAGCTAGTTAAACACAGCAGAGAATTAATATTTTGATGGAAATCAAATGTGAAATGGCTTGTGACCATTATATgttgtttacacatttataatGATAGTTGTCTATGCATCACACTTACCATTTTCAGGATTCATGTCACTTTTTTCTGAAATGGAGGTGGATGAGACAAAAGCACGATGAACATGATGACAATGTGGATGCATTGTGACAAACATCACCAAGATcaaaaccacaacacaaaaaactaagACGATACAAGACAGTGTGACACTCCGGTGGTTTTTGAAGTGTTGCTATGAGCATGGATATCAATGAGCATGTTGGAAATGATCAGTGctctgaaaacaaatcaaaatttgCATCATTGTGCTGGTTTTAGAGAAAAACTATGCTTGTGTGAAGACAAAGAAGCCTGGACGAGACCTACTTGTCTGGACGACAACAGACATGGCAGTTTTCTGAACGATGGTTCGTATTCTTGGGAAGGCAGCGAAGCAGCAGTAGTCCCGCCTGCTGTCCTTCTCCACCGCATGAGAGAAGTAAAGGTCTCCATTCAAGCCCATAGACACCCTATCATCCTGTTCGATATGCTGCAAGTCTGAGGACAGAAAGAGGATTGTTAACTTTGGTCATCTGTCTTAAAACCAGAATATTGGTCATCTAAGGGGAATTTTGACATtgactgtatttaaatacaattttgatGAACTTCGGatggaaaaacattatttaatacaCATTATTTCATTGCATTTATCTGACATCCATGGCTATTAGTGACTTGTCaagcatttctttatttcttataAAGGTTAACCATCTTTATGGCTTGTGGCTGTTTGTAAAATAGCACTGTCTGCCTCTGGCCTTTTCACAAATCCAAATCCAGAGTTACATTGTAGCAGTTATATTGAAGATGTAATTGTCTTTCTAAACCTTTCACTCAAAGAACTAGGACATAATTTGTAATAACGTTTCCCAGTGATAGGAAAGATTAGACAAAAGCACGAAcaactttttgtaattttgtaccagaattcagtttctctttttttattaaattaaaaatcttgTTATGAGGCTGACCCATGGAGAAGAATCACTGGAAAATactacatatgtgtgtgtcatcagcagTATAAATGTAAAAGGGTCATGGGGCAGTGTTGAGTCATTTATTCACATTCCCACAAAAGCCGTCCAAATGTACTACATGTACGAATGTTGAGATCACCAGTGgaaaaaatacacttaaataaAACAGTCTATCACAAGTAATAATTGTCTTGTATTTTGACATTAATTGTACATAGCCTACTGTTATTTGATAATAAGTATGATGTATCTACTTACTGATGGTCATCCAGTAGATCTGCAAAGGTGGTATTCCCTTAGGTgggtcacattttaaaataaaaggctgGCCTTCCTCTACCAGGACAGGATCAAGTGTTTCTTTAGGAAACTTGGGAACATCTAGAAAAATGTGCGGGTACAGGACATAAGAAATGAGCCACAAAATAAACTT
This genomic interval from Channa argus isolate prfri chromosome 5, Channa argus male v1.0, whole genome shotgun sequence contains the following:
- the chl1b gene encoding neural cell adhesion molecule L1-like protein isoform X13, which encodes MRKQRSLGLVAVLCLITCICAFQSSTAIDIPLEVLGHVNIEQLPTITAQSPSSLIAFPFDESFSVTCEAKGNPEPEFRWTKNGQEFDPSLDPRLMKEENSGTFVIPNNGNLTEYQGTYRCYASNKQGTALSKEIEFIVPHVPKFPKETLDPVLVEEGQPFILKCDPPKGIPPLQIYWMTINLQHIEQDDRVSMGLNGDLYFSHAVEKDSRRDYCCFAAFPRIRTIVQKTAMSVVVQTKKSDMNPENANAILERRPSLLTPSGVKSETQLVKGEDLKLECIAEGFPTPQVDWVKIGHQLPVKAILENHGKQLIVPRVEQEDSGKYMCKAKNPLGEAVHYFTVTVEEPPEWVFEPESQLSMIGSDVYIKCSARGTPQPTVAWRVNGVPLQEAPASNRRVFGDTIVLHNAKASDSAVYQCEASNRHGNLLANANIMIMNLPPMILTKEGEDYSAVEGKGVMMHCKVFSSPPSTITWSIEDSSESVEGPRFTVHDNGSLEIYSTEKGDTGQYTCLAKNTEGTSAIDAMLYVKDPTRIAVAPEDQQILIGTRAQLSCLAEYDKSFSNDFELLWEKDDMEIALNYTENSRYIVEDGILLIINVSHRDQGVYTCVARTPVDQDTASALLMVLDVPDAPEDLVLSDHKSRSVKLKWIPGDDHNSSTTEFIIEYEESQWEPGNWKELLRVPGNHNSAVLKLHGHVDYRLRVFGINAVGRGPPSEPTERYKTPPAAPDKNPENIKIEGHLPHEMDINWEPLLPIEHNGPGLEYKVSYRRQDMEEDWQEHMVKRHSFVVKNTPTFVPYEIKIQARNNQGWGPEPRIVTGYSGEDFPSAAPDNVAVEVMNSSVVKVSWTRVRKDKLHGHLGGYRINWWRLRSLVDSKKSHGDKHTLTFPGDRNHAIVPGLTPFSEYSLIVMTFNGRGNGPGSHPVNFKTQEGVPEKNPVFRVTDVQKHTVSLAWAPPVEPNGILTGYLLEYQLINDTEEVGPLQTVDISNPDTTNWILPDLEPVSKYKFYLRSCTTVGCGPVISEECTTTLETTSTVASTVGTSKSASPSPPSTPKSPVTKPTRSTIGLASIHGGISTQGWFIGLMCAIALLTLIVLIACFVNRNKGGKYSVKEKEDLHPDVESQGMNDDTFCEYSDNDEKPLKGSQHSLSREIKAGDSGDSLVDYGDEDAQFNEDGSFIGEYSGRKEKREKRVSAEIKATVQTPA